In one Nostoc sp. MS1 genomic region, the following are encoded:
- a CDS encoding HEAT repeat domain-containing protein has product MEDLIEDKRQQTGEINLLDIECLGLINPRNTYAITILIYFLENSQDWSVRQEAARILGEIAFGNSEAINALLKVVRTTVHDELAASPDFTPNLESNSQIEFKQLLISSKILHNKPNLDFRASESLYKIDPGNQEAIKALINLSFWHISAWCTHDDAIELLKQIAIGKPEVILKLKKQLQSNNESVRGASAEIIVTVEPNNQEAINILIELLCNGGEILEETQDFFTGKRILEHIFKAIVNLPSPL; this is encoded by the coding sequence TTGGAAGATTTAATAGAAGATAAAAGGCAACAAACAGGGGAAATAAATCTGTTGGATATTGAGTGTTTAGGATTAATTAATCCAAGAAATACTTATGCAATTACCATCCTGATTTATTTTTTAGAAAACAGTCAAGATTGGTCAGTTCGTCAAGAAGCGGCAAGAATTTTAGGAGAAATTGCTTTTGGTAATTCCGAAGCTATCAATGCTTTACTTAAAGTAGTCCGTACTACTGTTCATGATGAACTTGCTGCTTCACCTGATTTTACGCCTAACTTAGAGTCAAATTCTCAAATAGAATTTAAACAACTATTAATTAGTTCAAAAATATTACATAATAAGCCTAATCTTGATTTCAGAGCATCCGAAAGTCTATATAAAATTGACCCTGGCAACCAGGAAGCTATCAAAGCTTTAATAAATCTGTCTTTTTGGCATATTAGTGCATGGTGTACTCACGACGATGCTATTGAATTACTCAAACAGATTGCTATAGGTAAACCAGAGGTAATTTTAAAATTGAAGAAGCAACTACAATCCAATAATGAGTCAGTACGTGGAGCCTCAGCAGAAATTATTGTTACAGTAGAGCCTAATAATCAAGAAGCAATCAATATTTTAATTGAACTACTTTGTAATGGTGGTGAAATTCTAGAGGAAACACAAGATTTCTTCACTGGAAAAAGAATACTTGAACATATTTTTAAAGCTATCGTCAATTTGCCGAGTCCGCTTTAA
- a CDS encoding HEAT repeat domain-containing protein: MIIINKLINLLNSSQELETQRRVSNILARIGAGNSEVISALTDMLRNSHDEKIIQQVAENLGIADPGNSEATDVLIKLLINTQDESNRRKIMRSLKKLVSVMIKLLQL; encoded by the coding sequence TTGATAATTATTAATAAACTAATTAATCTGCTCAATTCCAGCCAAGAGTTAGAAACTCAAAGACGAGTGTCTAACATTTTGGCGAGAATAGGTGCTGGAAATTCAGAGGTTATTTCTGCTCTTACTGATATGTTAAGAAATAGCCATGATGAAAAAATTATTCAACAAGTTGCTGAAAACTTGGGTATTGCTGACCCAGGTAACTCAGAAGCTACAGACGTATTGATAAAGCTCCTTATTAATACTCAAGATGAATCCAATCGTAGAAAAATAATGCGGAGTTTAAAAAAATTAGTGTCGGTAATGATAAAGCTATTGCAGCTGTAG